The window AACGGCCCGTTTGAGGTGTTTGCCCGTAATGTCAAAGGTGGAGACATATTCTGTATAGGGCAAAAGTTCAGTCATGTCCCGCCCTGTGAGCGTACCGGGCAATAAATCACGCCGAATGCCCGGCAGTTGAAACATGGCCATATCTATCTTTTCCTGAGGGCTTACCCACTGATACATTTCCTCTGCCACCAACCGAGCTACGGCAGGGGCGCTATCTCCTGCAGTGGGATATTTGGGCAGCAAAACAGGTACTGTTGCAAACTTCTCCCGCAAGGATTTATCTTCCAACTGCTCTAGCAATATAGCTGTTTGCGGCTCTTGAACGCCATCTAAGCGGATATATTCGGCTTTGACACTTTTGAGTTTGCCTGTTTTGTCATCAAAGTCAAAAATAACACGTCCTACCCCTTCCAACATTGCGCCGCTTTCTACAAATAAAGGCCCATTTTGGCCCAATTTCTGCGTATTTTGCAACACATGGGCATGACCACCCAAAATGACATCAATGTTTTCTCTGGTGATTTTAACCCCTTCTAATGTGGGCAGAAAAGAGGAGGGCTTGCGCGAATCTCCGATAGAGTCATGCGCCAAAAAAATGACGGCAGCCGGATCTTGCGCCAACACTTCGCTCATCAAATTTTCCAGTATTTGCGGAGTCACTTTTTCCAGCCTCATTCCGCGCATACCCGAGCCATCTAAAGAAAAACCGATGACGGCCAGTTTCTTCCCCCCCACTTCATAAAAAGCATAGGGTTTAAGTTCTTTATCTGGAATTTGAAAATCTTTGATATTTATAGACAGGATATCTCCGTTAAAATGGCTTAAAGTTTTACCTAAGCGTTCGTCCCCAAAGTCACTGTCGTGATTGCCGATGGTTAGCGCGGCATAGCCTTGCCCTTTGAAGTTTTGCGGGGTTTTTCCGGCGCGATTCATCAAATCAATGGATAGTTTGCCGTCGGAATCATTGGCTTCTTTGTTTCCGCTGCTGAAATCACCCGAATCCAATAAAAGAAAGGGCCGTTGTTCTGCTTGAAGAACGCTCTCTAAAGCAGCAAAACCACCGTAATTTTGACCGTTTTTGTCTGGACGGGCAAAGAAGTATCCGTGAATGTCGCTGGTGTGGTAGAGAGCAATTTCTTTTGCCGATAGATAAGGCAGGATAAAAAGCGAAACTGCCGCTAAAAATAAGGATTTATACAGTATTTTGTACATATTGTCTCCTCAGAATAATTACCTACCCTTTTATTGTGCCATAATTAAGTGCAAATTGTAAAAAAACCGCCTCTGTTGAGGCGGTTTTTATTTAGGCGTTGATAATGTAGAGCAGGTTCGTTTCTCCGGAATGGCCAAACGGGATACCGGCCGTCACTACAATTTTTTGACCTTTCTTTACCAATCCGCTTAACAAGGCTGCGCGGCTGGCCTCTGCGGATATATCCTCAAAATTTTCCAAATTTTTGACTAAAATGGAGGTGACCCCCCACACCAAAGCCATGTGACGGGCAGTGGTAATCTTGGGAGTTAAAGATAAGATCGGCAGGGCCGGACGATATTTAGCGGTTCTGAGTGTGGTATGGCCCGAGTCTGTAAAGTTAACGATGATGTCTGCCGTTTGTACCGCTCTGGCCGCCACCCACGCGGCTGCCGTAATAGCCGTTTCCACAGTGTTTGTGTTAATAGGGTCTCTGCGGACTAGATTTTTAAGATAACTGGGATCTTTTTCCACACTTTTGATAATATTATGCATGGTGTTGACGGCTTGCTGCGGATATTTGCCGGCGGCTGTTTCTCCGGAGAGCATAACGGCATCTACTCCGTTGTAAACAGCGTTGGCTACGTCGGAGGCTTCGGCTCTGGTCGGGGTGATGTTGTGAATCATAGACTCAAGCATTTGAGTAGCGATAATGACCGGTTTGCCCGATTGACGGCATACATCTACAATGCGCCGTTGCAGTACGGGCACCATTTCTGTACTGACTTCTACACCCAAATCTCCGCGTGCCACCATCACCGCATCGGCAAAGGCTACGATTTCAGACAAATGTTCAACGGCGGAGGGTTTTTCAATCTTGGCAATGATTTTGGCTTGGCTGGTCATTAAAGCGCGTAATTCCTGTAAATCTTCGGGTCTTTGTACAAAAGATAACCCTATAAAATCTACACCTAATTTTTCTGCCACCTGTAAATCTTTGCGGTCTTTGGCCGTCAAAGCACTGATAGGCAGTTGCACACCGGGTACGTTTACACCTTTATGGTTGGATAACACTCCCCCCACCAAGACGGTGGTTTGAGCAGAAGTTTCCGTATGGCTGTCCACACGCAGGCGGATAAGGCCGTCATTAAGTAAAAGTTCCAAACCGACGTGCATGGCTTGAAAAATTTCAGGGTGGGGCAAGCAAACGCGGGTTTCGTCTCCGGGTAAATCCTGCATATCTAAGGTAAATTTCTGGCCGTCTATTAAGGTGACGGGGCCATTGGCAAAGGTTCCTACGCGTAATTTGGGGCCTTGTAAATCTGCTAAAATGCCTAAACAAACGCCGTATTTTTTTTCCAATTGGCGAATGATTTGCACGCGGCGGGTCATTTCTTCTTCGGAGCCATGACTAAAATTTAATCGAAAAACGCAGGCTCCTGCTTGCAATAACTTTTCTAACATTTCTGGACTTTCAGAAGCCGGACCGATGGTGGCAATTATTTTACAGAAACATTCTTGTAGCAACATATTTATTCCCCTTTTTAATATTTCATATATTTTATTATTTTGCGGAGATGATTGTCATTGTTTTACAAATATCTGTCAAATTGGATAAAATAATAAATATGCAACCTGTTTTTACTCCCAAAAAAGATTATTTTGCTCCTATGCATACTACCGAGCATGTGCTAAATCAAACAATGCTGCGTATGTTTGGTTGTGCCCGCAGCAAAAATGCCCATATTGAGAAAAATAAATCCAAGTGTGATTTTTTTCTTTCTCAAGCACCCACGCAAGCGCAAATGCAAGAGTTGCAAGATAGAGTAAATGAAGTATTGGCGCGACATTTGCCGATAACGCAAAAAGTGCTCTCTCGTGCTGAAGCGGCCAAAGTGGAAGGGTTGGATTTTTCTAAATTACCGGCCGAAGCGGGTGATGAGCTGCGCATCGTGTTTGTGGGTGATTATGATGCTTGTCCTTGTATCGGTGCACATGTAGAAAATACGAAAGAGACAGGGCATTTTGTCATTTCTTCTTGGGATTATGAAAACGGACGTTTGCGTATTCGTTTTAAATTAGAAAATTAAGGAAAAAATATGAAAAAACTACAAGTATTATTCTTAAGTGCTTGTTTGTTGGCTATTTCCGCTGGCAATCTGCACGCACAAAACAACAAACGGGGATGGGAGCTGGATTTAAAAAAGGCTTCTTTGGATTTATCTTCTACCGACGTTAAAAACGCCGAAGATTATAAAGATTTCCCCAACGCCAAACTTACCTCAGATTCTCAAACTTTAATCAAAGGACATTTGGATTTGCAGGGTAATTATTTTGCGGAACATTTTGTATGGGGCAATGAATTGTTTTTGGACTACGGTAAAACTACATTGAAACCCGTAGATGGTGAAAAAACAACCAACGAAACCTCTGACAGCATTTTGTTTACTTCTTCCTATACGCACCGTTTGTGGAAGGCGGAGAATGCTTTGGGTGGTTTTGAGGCAGGTCCGTTTGCTTCTTTGTCTTATCAGACAGAATTTAACTCTCAGGGTGATTCCCCGCTTAAAAAAGTGTTGCGCGCTGCGGCCGGTGTAAAAATATATGAGGGTACTTATATTAAAAATTTCCAATTAGCGGGATTTGCCGAAAATGATTTTACATACGACCCGTCTTCCGAAAATTACGGTTGGGAAGCCCTCTTGCGTATTGAGCAGCCCATTCGTGAAGGGGTAAAGGGTGTTTATAGCGGTATGTTCCGCAATTACCTTTACCGCAGCCGCGAAGAAGTGACCGATATTGATTATGAGGCTGCTGTTGATGCCCGCTTAGACGTGGCTTTGATGAATGAGATTTCCATCGCTCCGTTTATTCAATATTATACTGCCCAAGCCAGAGCCTTTGGCAAACGTGGGCAAAACCTGCAGATTGGTATTTCTTTCGGTTTTAGCCATACCTTTATCAAAGCCAAAGAAGCAAACTAAATCTTAATACTTATGTAAAACAGCCTGCTTTAAAAGCAGGCTGTTTTTGGTTGGAGAGGAATATTAATTTTTTCGTGCGTAAATAATTTCTTCGCCGGTGTTGGTGAGCAATACCAGCATGGCAGGGCTAACCGTTTTGACGGTGTAGCTTTCGCTAAAAACAAAACTTTCCCCCCCATACACAGTCTTACCCGTCAGAGTAAGTTTGTTTCCTTTTTGTTGCCAAGTTTGGTACTGTAAATCAGGCATATTAATACTGCGGGCGGTGCCGCCTTTTTCAAATACCATGCCGTGAAACTCGCCTTTTTTCAAAGGCACGGGCTTAGTCCATTCTCCTTCTACCGAAAGCGGATTTTGGCAAGCCCAGCAAAAAGAGAAAGCCAATAGAGTTAAAAAGATTTTTTTCATATTTATTATTATATTTTTTCTTATGGGAAAAGTCTTGAAAAAACAAAGAAAAACAGTTAGAATAACACGAAGTAATAGTTCTTGGAGGTTTTATGAAGAAAAAAGTTTTTCCCTTGATTCTTGCTTTGTGTGCTATGCCCTTATTTGCGCAAAATATTGAGAAAAAGACTGAAAAGGAACTGATTGAAGAAGCTCAAATGAAAGTAAAGCTGCAGTTCAGAGCCAGCTCTTCGGCCAAGAGAGCGATGGAAACTGCTTCTTCCGCAGCTCAAGCAGCAGCTGCCAAAGCCCAAGCCGCTGCTCAGACGGCAGCCAAAGCTAAGGTTGATGCGGATATTTCCGCTGCTGCCGCGACCGATACGGCCAACAAAGCCAAGCTTTCTCTGCAAGCCGCCGACAAGGCCAAAGCCGATGCAGATTTAGCCTCTTCCGCCGCGACCGATGCGGCCCATAAAGCTAAAGTGGCCGCCCAAGCTGCAGAAAGGGCCAAACTTGATGCCGATGCTTCCAAAGCAGCTGCTGCCAAAGCCAAAGCCGACGCTGATGCTTCCAAAGCTGCTGCCGCCAAAGCCAAAGCCGACGCAGAAAAAGTGAAGGCCAACGCTGACGAGGCTCTAAATTTGGCAAAAAATGTGGAAGCCTTATTTTCAAGAGGCGGAGCGATGATGCGTTTGAGCTCTGCAGAGAACTCGGATTTGAAAACTAAAATACAAAATAGCCGTGCTAAGGCTGAAGCAACAGCTAATTCGGCCACATCCGTTGCTCAAGATGCGGCAGCTAAGGCATTGGCCGCAGCTAATGCCGCTGCTCAAACGGCTGTGCAAGCTCAGCAAAAAGCCGATGCAGCTGCCTTATCGGCCGCCACAGCTAAAAAAGAGGCTGATACCACTTCTTCCGCGGCCCAAGCTGCCGCTCTTAAAGCCAAAACGGCAGCTGCCACTGCCGCTTCTGCCAAACTGGCCGCCGACACTGCTTCCAGAGCGGCTGCCGATGCTGCCTTAAAGGCCAAAATGTCTGCGCAGTCTGCTTTGGTAGCCAAACAAAATGCAGATGCCGCCGCCGCTGCTGCTGCCGAAGCTGCCCACAAAGCTAGTGCTGCCGTAGGAGCCGAAAATAAAGCTTTGATGCAAGATATTGCCAAAGATGTAGCCAAATCTTACAGAGAAATTTATGCGGGACAACAGCCTTAAGTGAAAAAAATTGTCTACGTCAAAATCCCCCATCATAGAAGGGGGATTTTTTATGCCGTTATTTGTTTTTATCTTGGAATGAAATTCAAACAACTGTTTGAATTTCTTTTTCTTTTTTGATAAAATATACAAAGTTAGATTTATAGGAAAATTATGAAAGACACTCGTACTAAACTGCTTAAAACTGCCGCTCGTTTGTTTGCCCAAAAAGGGTTTACCGGTGCGTCGGTGCGCCAAATCAGTAATTCGGCAAAAACAAATGTGGCTGCCGTAAACTATCATTTTGGTGATAAGCGCGGTTTGTATCTGGCTACGGTGCAGTATTTGGTGGAGGAGAATAAAAACTGGATGCGCTCTGCTCCAAATCCTTTGCATATCCCTGAAGATATTGAAGCAATGAGTTATCAGGAAGCGATGGATCTTTTTCACCGAATTATTGATAAAATGTTGGATTTAAATTTATCTCGCAAAAATATTTTATTGGACCGTATTTTTGCTCGTGCCGAGATGGAAAACTCTCAACAAATGGCCAAAATATTAGTAGGTTATGTGTCCAATTTTGGAGGACATTTTTTTAGAATTTTGTGTTATTTGACGGGATTGGAATTGAACTCAAGCGAACTTATTTTACTTTCTAATGCCATTTTGCGCCAAGCCAGTATTTCAGAGATTAATCGTTTTGCCATTTTACATTCTTTGAAATTAAAAGATTATACTCCCGAAGTAAAACAACAAATCAAAGATGTAGTCTGGCGTAATACATATGCTATTTTAAAATCATACGAACAAGGAACTAAAAAGAGATGAAAAAATATCTATTATTAGTTGCACTGATTGCCGTATCTTTTCCGGCCAATGCTTTGGACCCTTTGGGGGTTTATAGCATTAGACCGCCGGAGGGTTGCGTAGATAAAGATGTGACAACGCAGGAAATGGGGCTGGAGGATTTGATTCAAGTCAGCTTATGCACCAATCCGTCATTGGCAGCCGATTATATGGGGGTCAAGGCCTCTGAAGCCGGACTTGGCACTTCACGTGCGGAATATTTGCCGGGTATTACCGTATCCGGTACGGGGCGTATAACCGGTGAACGAGCAGAGGGTGGCAGTTATACACAAGCAGAGCCATATTCTGCAAAAGCGGAAGCATCTTGGCTTTTATTTGATTTTGGCGGGCGCGGTGCGCGCATTAGTCGTACGCGTGCTTATTTGGACGCGGCTAATTTTGGCTATAATGCTTCCTTACAAAATTTGGTTTTATCTGTTCAGACGGCTTATCTGAGTTTGCTGGCGGCGGATGAATCTTTGGTAAGTGCCAAAGCCAGTTTGGATACATATAAACAATCTTATGAGGAAGCCCAGAAACGCTATAAATTGGGAATGGTTTCATTGAGTGATAAGCTGCAGGCTAAAACTCGTTATGAGCAGGCATTGTTGGCCGTAGTACAACATGAAAATCAAGTCAAGCAATTTAGCGGTAATTTGGCCGTACTTTTAAACTTGTCTCCGGATACTCAAATAAAATTAGCAAAGCCGACCTTCGATGAGAAATTTATTCAAATCGAAAATGATAATGTGCAAGAGATGATGAAAACGGCTTTGCAAGAACGGCCGGAATTGCATGCCCAAGAAAGTAATACCCAGGCGCAAAAGGCTAATTTAACGGCAGCCAAAACCCGCATGTTGCCTACTGTTCGCGCCAATGCTTCTGCTGCTTATAATGATAATTGGAAATATAGTGCCCCATACGGAATGGAAAATGCGGCGGGTATTTCTATTTCCATGCCGCTTTTCTCCGGTTTTTCTAATATGTATCAAACGGCTCAGGCCTCTTATCAGTATAAACAAAGCCAAAATCAAACGGAAAGTTTAAAACGTCAAATTGAAAATGAAGTTTGGAGTGCCTATCAAAATTATAAGACGGCTTTCCGTTCTTATGAAATTAGCCAAACCGTATTGGAAAGTGCTGAAGAAAACGAAAGGGTGGCCTTTCGCTATTATGAAGTGGGTAAAGGCGATATTATTAATTTGTTGACGGCGGTGGCGCAGTTGGCCGATGCCCGTCAAAATAAAATTACGGCTTTCTATAGTTTACTCTTAAGCAAAGCCAATTTGTATAAAAGTATCGGGAAATATTAATTATGAAAAAAAGAACTATTGTCCGTTGGACTAAATATACGCTCGTCTTGCTGATTGGCGGGTTTTTAGG of the Elusimicrobiaceae bacterium genome contains:
- the pyk gene encoding pyruvate kinase — protein: MNMLLQECFCKIIATIGPASESPEMLEKLLQAGACVFRLNFSHGSEEEMTRRVQIIRQLEKKYGVCLGILADLQGPKLRVGTFANGPVTLIDGQKFTLDMQDLPGDETRVCLPHPEIFQAMHVGLELLLNDGLIRLRVDSHTETSAQTTVLVGGVLSNHKGVNVPGVQLPISALTAKDRKDLQVAEKLGVDFIGLSFVQRPEDLQELRALMTSQAKIIAKIEKPSAVEHLSEIVAFADAVMVARGDLGVEVSTEMVPVLQRRIVDVCRQSGKPVIIATQMLESMIHNITPTRAEASDVANAVYNGVDAVMLSGETAAGKYPQQAVNTMHNIIKSVEKDPSYLKNLVRRDPINTNTVETAITAAAWVAARAVQTADIIVNFTDSGHTTLRTAKYRPALPILSLTPKITTARHMALVWGVTSILVKNLENFEDISAEASRAALLSGLVKKGQKIVVTAGIPFGHSGETNLLYIINA
- a CDS encoding bifunctional metallophosphatase/5'-nucleotidase, with the protein product MYKILYKSLFLAAVSLFILPYLSAKEIALYHTSDIHGYFFARPDKNGQNYGGFAALESVLQAEQRPFLLLDSGDFSSGNKEANDSDGKLSIDLMNRAGKTPQNFKGQGYAALTIGNHDSDFGDERLGKTLSHFNGDILSINIKDFQIPDKELKPYAFYEVGGKKLAVIGFSLDGSGMRGMRLEKVTPQILENLMSEVLAQDPAAVIFLAHDSIGDSRKPSSFLPTLEGVKITRENIDVILGGHAHVLQNTQKLGQNGPLFVESGAMLEGVGRVIFDFDDKTGKLKSVKAEYIRLDGVQEPQTAILLEQLEDKSLREKFATVPVLLPKYPTAGDSAPAVARLVAEEMYQWVSPQEKIDMAMFQLPGIRRDLLPGTLTGRDMTELLPYTEYVSTFDITGKHLKRAVAQSIKHDKNGDYSLFSYSENVKITYKYNAKNKQNPVKITSFTIDGKKVKNKRVYRVAAIAHIPQGYYEGVPFKVTDGKQKIYDPKTSGDLLFDIVGKLKGNSPQQKQLLAPTGVQIKKKN
- a CDS encoding TolC family protein — translated: MKKYLLLVALIAVSFPANALDPLGVYSIRPPEGCVDKDVTTQEMGLEDLIQVSLCTNPSLAADYMGVKASEAGLGTSRAEYLPGITVSGTGRITGERAEGGSYTQAEPYSAKAEASWLLFDFGGRGARISRTRAYLDAANFGYNASLQNLVLSVQTAYLSLLAADESLVSAKASLDTYKQSYEEAQKRYKLGMVSLSDKLQAKTRYEQALLAVVQHENQVKQFSGNLAVLLNLSPDTQIKLAKPTFDEKFIQIENDNVQEMMKTALQERPELHAQESNTQAQKANLTAAKTRMLPTVRANASAAYNDNWKYSAPYGMENAAGISISMPLFSGFSNMYQTAQASYQYKQSQNQTESLKRQIENEVWSAYQNYKTAFRSYEISQTVLESAEENERVAFRYYEVGKGDIINLLTAVAQLADARQNKITAFYSLLLSKANLYKSIGKY
- a CDS encoding lipocalin family protein, translated to MKKIFLTLLAFSFCWACQNPLSVEGEWTKPVPLKKGEFHGMVFEKGGTARSINMPDLQYQTWQQKGNKLTLTGKTVYGGESFVFSESYTVKTVSPAMLVLLTNTGEEIIYARKN
- a CDS encoding TetR family transcriptional regulator, which codes for MKDTRTKLLKTAARLFAQKGFTGASVRQISNSAKTNVAAVNYHFGDKRGLYLATVQYLVEENKNWMRSAPNPLHIPEDIEAMSYQEAMDLFHRIIDKMLDLNLSRKNILLDRIFARAEMENSQQMAKILVGYVSNFGGHFFRILCYLTGLELNSSELILLSNAILRQASISEINRFAILHSLKLKDYTPEVKQQIKDVVWRNTYAILKSYEQGTKKR